AAGAAGGACTAAGCTAGAAGCAAACTAACTAAACAAAACAATATTTGAAAACTAACTCCTCTGAATGGATGGTCATCTGTTCAGGGGAGTTTTTATATCAATTCTCATCTTCAGGTTTTTCATTAACAGCTTTTGTGAAAATATCGGTAAGCCACTTTTTGATCTTATCCTGAGAGCCCTTTCCTATTGTTTTTCGAACTTTGCTAAGCGATATAACTGCCTTTGCGGCCGATCTATGCCCTCCGGCGCTGCCAATCTCTGAGAACAGCTCTCTAACTAAGCGACCGGCGCTTTTAACATAGCCTACATTTCTGACAGATATAATTAGATGGGAGTTACCCTGAATACCAAATGCCACCGACCACTCAATACCTTTTACCTGAATGCCGAAATCTGACATCTTTGGTATAAGATATTCTCTTTCAACTCTGCCCACATTGACAAAGAATATTCCATCACTGATCCAGTGATCAGCGAGCGCTTGGCCAAGGGATTTTATCTCGGACGGTGGAACCTCTGCGCGCTCAATTCTTCTAAGCAGTGCCAGGTTAGCGTGAGGATATAGAAATGTGAAAGCCTCAACATCATCGGGGTTAGCATCACGGTTAAGTGTAATAGTATCAGTTTTAATTCCATATAAGAGAGCCGTGGCAAGACGCTCTGATATATCAACCTGAGCTGCTCTAAGGTACTTTGTAAGAATTGTAGAAGTAGCTCCCTCTTCGGCTCTTATCTCTTTAAATTTAGCTTCATAAGAACCCACTAAAGGATGATGATCGATCACTGTATCAACATTTGGAATCTCTTTTCCCCCAAAGAATGGCGGCTGAACGTCGACAAGTGCAATCGAATCAAATTCCTTGAGCTTCTTAAATGAAAGTGCTTCAAGCTCGATCTCCAAAAGTTCAATCATGGCCACGTTCTCAGGGCGTGATATCTTCTCTCCCAAATGTCCAATAATTGCTGTTTGTTTATTTCTTTTAAGAAGTGTCCTAAGTGCAAGCGCGCTGGCAATTGAATCAGGATCAGGGTGATCATGAAGAAGTATTAACAGCTTTTTTGCTCCACCATGAGCTTGGCGAAGCTCTTCAACTCTTAGCTCTGTCATAGCAAGCTTTTCCTCACGCTCGATCTGCTCCGAGAGCAGGCTATGAAAGGCTACAAACCTTACTGAGGGAGGTGGCTCTTTATGCTCATCGCCATTACTTACGATTATAGGAATTTCTGGATACTGCTTGGTTAGTTTTTTTGATATTCTTGGAGTGAAAAAGTTGTTCTCAAGGATGATTAGTGAAAAATGACCTGTCTGATTAAGCGCTTCGTCAAGTGAGCTGACATAAACCACCTCGCCGCGCTTTGAAAAAAGGCCAAGCAAGAGAGAATCAAATTCTCCGATAAATAAATACCTTTTGAGCTCTTTCTCCATCTTCCTACTTTGCCTTCTTTAAGTCTTGTCTATCGCATGCGCTGCTTAAGTCGCTAACAAAGGAAGATAAGTTGTCTAAAAGCTGATCCTTATCTCTTCCGTGCTCTTCGATGATTCTCACAATTGCGCTTCCCACTATGACAGCATCTGCATATTGGGCTATTACCTTGACCTGATCAGGAGAGGAAACTCCAAAGCCAACACCAACAGGAAGACCCGTTGTAGACTTAATCTGATCAGCTAATTTATCAAGCGAATAATTCAAATCAGGCCTTACTCCCGTTACACCAGTCACTGAGACGAGGTATACAAACCCACTTGCGTTATCAGAGACAAGATCAATTCTCTCTGATGTGCTGGTGGGAGCTAGTAGAAAAACAAGGTCTAGGCCCTTTTTATCGGTATGAATTTTAAATTCAGGCGCCTCTTCAGGCGGAAGATCAACAACCAAAACTCCGTCTGCTCCTGCTTCTGCTGCGTCTTGCGAGAATTTCTCAACGCCGTAGTGAAAAAACGGGTTGTAATAGCCAAATAGTATTATTGGCACTTGAGATACTTTTCTGATATTGCGAACAGTCTGTAGGACATCTGCTAGAGTTGTGCCGCCATCAAGAGCTCTCTCTGAGGCAAGTTGTATTGCAGGGCCGTCGGCCATCGGATCTGAAAATGGTATACCAAGCTCTATGATGTCCGCGCCGCTCTCCTCGAGTTTTAGTACA
This genomic interval from Thermodesulfobacteriota bacterium contains the following:
- a CDS encoding DHH family phosphoesterase translates to MEKELKRYLFIGEFDSLLLGLFSKRGEVVYVSSLDEALNQTGHFSLIILENNFFTPRISKKLTKQYPEIPIIVSNGDEHKEPPPSVRFVAFHSLLSEQIEREEKLAMTELRVEELRQAHGGAKKLLILLHDHPDPDSIASALALRTLLKRNKQTAIIGHLGEKISRPENVAMIELLEIELEALSFKKLKEFDSIALVDVQPPFFGGKEIPNVDTVIDHHPLVGSYEAKFKEIRAEEGATSTILTKYLRAAQVDISERLATALLYGIKTDTITLNRDANPDDVEAFTFLYPHANLALLRRIERAEVPPSEIKSLGQALADHWISDGIFFVNVGRVEREYLIPKMSDFGIQVKGIEWSVAFGIQGNSHLIISVRNVGYVKSAGRLVRELFSEIGSAGGHRSAAKAVISLSKVRKTIGKGSQDKIKKWLTDIFTKAVNEKPEDEN
- the trpA gene encoding tryptophan synthase subunit alpha; this translates as MNRIKTKFEELNGNGRIALVTYITAGDPSLDITQEIVLKLEESGADIIELGIPFSDPMADGPAIQLASERALDGGTTLADVLQTVRNIRKVSQVPIILFGYYNPFFHYGVEKFSQDAAEAGADGVLVVDLPPEEAPEFKIHTDKKGLDLVFLLAPTSTSERIDLVSDNASGFVYLVSVTGVTGVRPDLNYSLDKLADQIKSTTGLPVGVGFGVSSPDQVKVIAQYADAVIVGSAIVRIIEEHGRDKDQLLDNLSSFVSDLSSACDRQDLKKAK